The Actinomycetota bacterium genome includes a region encoding these proteins:
- a CDS encoding alpha/beta hydrolase produces the protein MTGTRPSRLALGAIAAVDGEAIHYIEAGEGSPVVLIHGFPSNTFVWSRVMPRMAEHHRTVALDLPGLGYSHRNRTRSFALEAHARTVTGLMDTLGIERASIVGLSMGGGVAERIALTFPERVERLILLAAIDESDGSTWQNHWGDLLVLSAALRVAPLARLVAGISLRRVVEDPAFVTPELIERYVRPLLRRGTVPCLRRYLWDNRAAARADLSRIAVPTLVIIGERDGSVRPEVGERLVAKIPGARRVVLERANHLIALERSEDVYVEVERFLHESAVSPS, from the coding sequence TTGACCGGAACTCGTCCATCCCGCCTCGCGCTTGGCGCGATCGCGGCCGTCGATGGGGAAGCGATCCACTACATCGAGGCCGGCGAAGGTTCCCCCGTCGTCCTCATCCACGGGTTCCCCAGCAACACCTTCGTGTGGAGCCGGGTGATGCCGCGCATGGCGGAGCACCACCGAACGGTGGCCCTCGATCTCCCTGGCCTCGGTTACAGCCACCGCAACCGAACGCGCTCGTTTGCTCTGGAGGCCCATGCGAGGACCGTCACCGGGTTGATGGACACGCTCGGGATCGAGCGGGCGAGCATCGTCGGGCTCTCGATGGGTGGTGGTGTGGCGGAGCGGATCGCGCTGACCTTCCCCGAACGCGTCGAGCGGCTCATCCTGCTGGCGGCCATCGACGAGAGCGACGGCTCGACGTGGCAGAACCATTGGGGCGATCTCTTGGTCCTCTCGGCCGCCCTGCGCGTGGCGCCCCTCGCTCGACTCGTGGCAGGCATCAGCCTTCGCCGGGTCGTCGAGGACCCTGCCTTCGTGACGCCGGAGCTCATCGAGCGCTACGTCCGTCCGCTCCTGCGCCGGGGAACCGTGCCCTGCCTCCGGCGATATCTGTGGGACAACCGCGCGGCCGCTCGAGCGGACCTCTCGCGGATCGCCGTGCCCACGCTCGTGATCATTGGAGAACGGGACGGGTCCGTTCGGCCGGAGGTCGGCGAGCGGCTCGTCGCGAAGATTCCCGGTGCTCGACGGGTGGTCCTCGAGCGGGCCAACCATCTGATCGCGCTGGAGCGGTCAGAGGACGTGTACGTCGAGGTCGAGCGGTTCCTCCACGAGTCCGCGGTCTCCCCAAGCTAG
- a CDS encoding intein-containing Rv2578c family radical SAM protein translates to MEREALFEVARRTFDTPEFRGIEFIEVEAKTVINHVPGNFLPFNWTINPYRGCSHACAYCVSGETPVLMGDGRTKALADVRVGDEIYGTTRRGTYRRYVKTQVLAHWSTVKPAYRVTLEDATELIASGDHRFLSDRGWKHVTGSERGPDQRPHLTVNNKLMGTGGFARQPEETSEYRRGYLCGMIRGDGHLGSYTYPYGEVHRFRLALVDLEGLQRTRRYLSDLGIEGQQFLFQEAVGQRKPVYAIRQSRRRTVESLRRVCEWPRDTSIEWSKGFLAGIFDAEGSYGRGILRISNTDDEILGKIAFCMRRLGFAFRLEETSRPNSLAYVRLLGGVRQALRFFHTVDPAITRKRSIEGQAIKNNAPLRVVSIEPLGVELPMYDITTGTGDFIANGVVSHNCFARVTHTYMDMNAGRDFETKIVVKINAPEVLRRQLARKTWKGEHIAIGTATDPYQRAEGRYRLMRGILSGLVHFRNPFSILTKSTLILRDLDLLLKAARWADVSTALSIGTLDDEAWRRSEPGTPHPRKRMEAVAALNDAGIPCGVLMAPILPGITDDPRKLRDVVKAAIDAGATHVSPILLHLRPGVREEFMPWLAEHYPDLVERYEATYQRPYAPSADRKVIGGTVDGIVRALGGMRPRQTAPRYPSRGQWPLAGRPPRRRRAGPAPAALAAGPQPPAGGHRGRC, encoded by the coding sequence ATGGAGCGAGAGGCCCTGTTCGAGGTAGCCCGGCGGACGTTTGACACGCCCGAGTTCCGCGGCATCGAGTTCATCGAGGTCGAAGCCAAGACCGTCATCAACCATGTCCCCGGCAACTTCCTCCCGTTCAACTGGACCATCAACCCATACCGAGGATGCAGTCATGCCTGTGCCTACTGTGTATCGGGCGAGACGCCGGTCCTGATGGGCGATGGCCGCACCAAGGCCCTCGCCGACGTCCGGGTCGGCGACGAGATCTACGGCACGACCAGGCGAGGCACCTATCGCCGGTACGTCAAGACGCAGGTCCTTGCGCACTGGTCGACGGTCAAGCCCGCCTACCGCGTCACGCTCGAAGACGCCACCGAGCTGATCGCCAGCGGCGACCATCGTTTCCTGTCGGACAGGGGCTGGAAGCACGTCACCGGCTCGGAGCGGGGCCCCGACCAACGGCCCCATCTGACAGTCAACAACAAGCTGATGGGAACGGGGGGATTCGCGCGCCAGCCCGAGGAGACGTCCGAATACCGCCGGGGCTACCTGTGCGGCATGATCCGAGGTGACGGTCATCTGGGGTCGTACACGTATCCCTACGGCGAGGTCCACAGGTTCCGGTTGGCGCTCGTGGACCTCGAGGGCCTCCAGCGAACACGCCGGTACCTGTCGGACCTCGGCATCGAGGGCCAACAGTTCCTCTTCCAGGAAGCCGTTGGTCAGCGAAAACCCGTCTACGCGATTCGCCAGTCGCGCCGCAGGACCGTGGAGTCGCTTCGTCGCGTCTGCGAATGGCCCCGAGACACATCGATCGAGTGGTCGAAGGGCTTCCTCGCGGGGATCTTCGACGCGGAGGGCAGCTACGGCCGAGGCATCCTGCGCATCTCGAACACCGACGACGAGATCCTAGGGAAGATCGCTTTCTGCATGCGAAGGCTGGGCTTCGCGTTCCGGCTCGAGGAGACGTCGAGACCCAACAGCCTCGCGTATGTGCGTCTGCTGGGAGGCGTCCGGCAGGCGCTTCGCTTCTTCCACACCGTGGACCCCGCGATAACCAGGAAGCGTTCGATCGAGGGTCAGGCCATCAAGAACAACGCGCCGCTCCGGGTGGTCTCGATCGAGCCGTTGGGTGTCGAGCTGCCCATGTACGACATCACCACCGGCACCGGCGACTTCATCGCCAACGGCGTCGTGTCGCACAACTGCTTCGCTCGGGTTACGCACACGTACATGGACATGAATGCGGGGCGTGACTTCGAGACGAAGATCGTGGTGAAGATCAACGCGCCGGAGGTGCTGCGCCGGCAGCTGGCCAGGAAGACCTGGAAGGGCGAGCACATCGCCATAGGCACGGCCACCGACCCGTACCAGCGGGCGGAGGGCCGATACCGGCTGATGCGGGGGATCCTGAGCGGGCTGGTCCACTTCCGGAACCCGTTCTCGATCCTCACGAAGAGCACGCTGATCCTGCGGGACCTCGACCTGCTGCTCAAGGCGGCGCGGTGGGCGGACGTCAGCACCGCACTCTCGATCGGGACCCTGGACGATGAGGCGTGGCGCCGGTCCGAGCCGGGGACGCCGCACCCGCGCAAGCGCATGGAAGCAGTCGCGGCGCTGAACGATGCGGGGATCCCGTGCGGCGTGCTCATGGCCCCGATCCTGCCGGGCATCACCGACGACCCACGGAAGCTCCGCGACGTGGTGAAGGCCGCCATCGACGCTGGAGCCACTCACGTCTCCCCCATCCTGCTGCACCTGCGGCCTGGCGTTCGCGAGGAGTTCATGCCATGGCTCGCCGAGCACTACCCCGATCTGGTGGAGCGGTACGAGGCCACGTACCAGCGGCCCTACGCGCCGTCCGCCGACCGCAAGGTCATTGGGGGGACCGTGGACGGGATCGTGCGCGCTCTGGGAGGCATGCGTCCGCGGCAGACGGCGCCGCGGTATCCGTCGCGGGGCCAGTGGCCCCTCGCAGGGCGCCCGCCACGCCGGCGACGAGCCGGCCCAGCTCCGGCTGCTCTAGCCGCCGGGCCGCAGCCGCCGGCCGGAGGCCACAGGGGCCGCTGCTAG
- a CDS encoding ATP-binding protein, which produces MALQTAVPVVRTFRSHPSSLYPVRQFIREQAAANALSQAVADDVVLATSEACVNAVLHASTRTVRVTWRCAAGCTEVVVEDEGIFDRQLPMPEIDGPTGRGILLMTALMDEITIREGTPRRPGTMVRLVKCEAAAPVRA; this is translated from the coding sequence ATGGCGCTTCAAACAGCCGTCCCGGTCGTCCGGACCTTCCGGTCCCATCCGTCGTCGCTGTATCCGGTGCGTCAGTTCATCCGCGAGCAGGCCGCCGCCAATGCCCTGTCCCAAGCGGTCGCGGACGACGTGGTCCTGGCCACGTCCGAGGCCTGCGTGAACGCGGTGCTCCACGCCTCGACCCGGACGGTGAGGGTCACCTGGCGCTGCGCGGCGGGCTGCACCGAGGTCGTGGTCGAGGACGAGGGGATCTTCGACCGGCAGCTGCCCATGCCCGAGATCGACGGCCCGACCGGCCGCGGCATCCTGTTGATGACCGCGCTCATGGACGAGATCACCATCCGGGAAGGCACTCCTCGCAGGCCGGGGACGATGGTCCGGTTGGTGAAGTGCGAGGCCGCCGCGCCAGTCCGGGCCTGA
- a CDS encoding GPGG-motif small membrane protein, producing the protein MAAGAATVLWIIAVVLVIAGIVTLIRGGVLAGVVLIVVGLLIGPGGVSIFR; encoded by the coding sequence ATGGCGGCAGGAGCGGCGACGGTCCTGTGGATCATCGCCGTCGTCCTGGTCATCGCCGGCATCGTGACCCTGATACGTGGGGGAGTGCTGGCCGGCGTGGTCCTGATCGTGGTTGGCCTGCTGATCGGCCCCGGCGGCGTCAGCATCTTCCGCTGA
- a CDS encoding PhzF family phenazine biosynthesis protein: MHLSFRLVDVFAERPLEGNQLCVVPDAADLDTETMHVVAREIGFSETAFVTGIDGDRYDLRIFTPGKEMPFAGHPTVGTAFLLVLEGRIGSPAVQRVAAGEFHVEADMAAGTARVRQLAPTFGAEMRDPERLSGALGLSPEDIHPELPAQVVSTGLAHFLVPAATPDAVTDARPNQRVLSEVVREAGTDGLYLFAVTEEGAKARFFGEGIGIDEDPATGSAAGPLGAYMAARGLGGLPGHLIVRQGVEVGRPSALHVEVTAEGDSWEVWVGGGVFVVGRGEFELPGA; encoded by the coding sequence GTGCACCTGTCGTTTCGCCTGGTCGACGTGTTCGCAGAGCGGCCCCTCGAGGGGAACCAGCTGTGCGTGGTGCCCGACGCCGCGGATCTCGACACCGAGACCATGCACGTCGTGGCGCGGGAGATCGGGTTCTCTGAGACGGCCTTCGTCACGGGGATCGACGGCGATCGGTACGACCTGCGCATCTTCACGCCGGGCAAGGAGATGCCCTTCGCCGGGCACCCCACCGTGGGGACCGCCTTCCTGCTGGTGTTGGAGGGCCGAATCGGGTCGCCGGCCGTCCAGCGCGTGGCGGCGGGGGAGTTTCACGTCGAGGCCGACATGGCGGCCGGCACGGCTCGGGTCCGACAGCTGGCTCCGACGTTCGGTGCGGAGATGCGTGACCCCGAACGGCTGTCCGGCGCGCTGGGCCTTTCACCGGAGGACATCCATCCGGAGCTTCCCGCGCAGGTCGTCTCCACCGGGCTGGCCCACTTCTTGGTCCCCGCTGCCACTCCCGACGCCGTGACGGACGCTCGGCCGAACCAGCGAGTGCTGTCGGAGGTCGTGCGGGAGGCCGGGACCGACGGCCTGTACCTGTTCGCGGTCACGGAGGAGGGAGCGAAGGCGCGGTTCTTCGGGGAAGGCATCGGCATCGACGAGGATCCCGCCACCGGTTCGGCGGCAGGGCCGCTCGGGGCGTACATGGCCGCGCGCGGGCTCGGCGGCCTCCCCGGGCACCTAATCGTCCGCCAGGGCGTGGAGGTGGGCCGCCCCAGTGCCCTGCACGTCGAGGTCACGGCCGAAGGCGACTCGTGGGAGGTGTGGGTGGGCGGCGGCGTGTTCGTGGTGGGGAGAGGGGAGTTCGAACTCCCCGGCGCCTAG